The Pecten maximus chromosome 11, xPecMax1.1, whole genome shotgun sequence genome has a segment encoding these proteins:
- the LOC117338562 gene encoding LOW QUALITY PROTEIN: L-methionine gamma-lyase-like (The sequence of the model RefSeq protein was modified relative to this genomic sequence to represent the inferred CDS: inserted 2 bases in 1 codon) has protein sequence MSRHWNPPKSSLDKGVGGLTLEDVSDDTVATSARYVFEEGPQTEPLVPPIYHSSTYKLKSVDDYQDIISKGGYIYSRWNNFXNNLEKGEGTLVYNTGMASIATALFGFLKSGDHIVVSIPCYAGVYDIAKNICPKFNIEVTFIQSGCDVDEYRKYVKSNTRMLYGETPCNPSMALLDLAGFGKLGRSLNNVITIVDSTFAGPYLQSPIQHGVDISVQSCTKYLGGHSDLTAGSLTFRTKDLWQEAIRYQNTLGSGLSPHDASLLLRGIKTLPIRMERHSSNGQKVAEFLEKHPKIECVMYPGLPSHPQHAVAKKQMKLFGGMISFVVKGGLEGGKALVEGLHIIHLAVSLGGVESLIEHPGTMTHGSLALTDEDRRSSGISDGLIRLSVGLEDPDDLIRDLGQALEKVAY, from the exons ATGAG TCGACATTGGAATCCACCAAAATCCTCTTTAGACAAGGGAGTTGGTGGTCTAACCCTAGAAGACGTCAGCGATGACACGGTGGCCACATCAGCACGATACGTGTTCGAAGAAGGTCCCCAGACGGAGCCCCTGGTTCCTCCCATCTATCATTCATCTACCTACAAACTGAAGAGTGTCGACGACTACCAAGATATAATCAGCAAG GGAGGATATATTTATTCCCGTTGGAACAACTT AAACAACTTGGAGAAAGGGGAGGGAACTCTTGTCTACAACACAGGCATGGCTAGTATAGCAACTGCGCTGTTCGGATTCCTCAAGTCGGGTGACCATATC GTCGTCAGTATACCTTGCTACGCTGGTGTCTACGACATCGCCAAGAACATTTGTCCAAAGTTTAACATCGAAGTGACGTTCATACAATCCGGATGTGATGTAGATGAGTACAGAAAATACGTCAAATCGAACACCCGG ATGCTGTATGGGGAGACTCCCTGTAACCCTAGTATGGCCCTCCTGGACCTGGCAGGGTTTGGGAAATTGGGTAGATCTCTCAACAACGTGATTACAATAGTGGACAGCACGTTTGCTGGCCCGTACCTCCAGAGCCCGATACAACACGGAGTCGACATTTCTGTACAAAGCTG caCCAAGTACTTGGGCGGTCACAGCGATCTAACAGCGGGAAGTTTGACCTTCAGAACGAAGGATCTTTGGCAAGAAGCCATACGCTACCAAAACACGCTTGGAAGTGGCCTC TCGCCACACGATGCCAGCTTGTTACTTCGAGGCATAAAGACACTTCCAATACGGATGGAACGTCATAGCTCCAATGGACAAAAAGTAGCTGAGTTCCTGGAGAAACATCCTAAG ATTGAATGTGTCATGTACCCAGGCCTGCCGTCTCATCCCCAGCACGCGGTGGCCAAGAAACAAATGAAGCTGTTTGGGGGTATGATATCGTTTGTGGTGAAAGGTGGATTAGAGGGAGGAAAAGCTCTTGTAGAG GGACTTCACATCATACACCTGGCAGTGTCACTAGGAGGTGTGGAGAGCCTCATAGAACATCCGGGTACTATGACACACGGATcattggccctgactgacgaAGACAGACGAAGTAGTGGGATATCTGACGGACTGATAAGATTAAG TGTTGGATTGGAGGACCCCGATGATTTGATACGGGACCTAGGACAAGCTTTAGAAAAGGTTGCTTACTAG
- the LOC117337913 gene encoding L-methionine gamma-lyase-like, giving the protein MSRKWDPPKSSLDKGVGGLTLEDVSDDTVATSARYVFEEGPQTEPLVPPIYHSSTYKLKSVDDYLEILEKGGYIYSRLNNFTSDNVQSVLNNLEKGEGTLVYNTGMASITTALFGFLKSGDHIVINNPCYAGIYDIAKNIFPRFNIEVTFVPAGCDVDEYRKYVKSNTRMLYGETPCNPTMAILDLEEFGKLGRSLNGVITMVDSTFASPYLQSPIKHGIDISMHSCTKYLGGHSDLTAGSLTFRTKDLWQEAILYQTTFGSSLSPHDASLLLRGIKTLPIRMERHSSNGQKVAEFLEKHPKIVWVMYPGLPSHPQHAVAKKQMKLFGGMMSFEVKGGLEGGRTLVEGLHVIILAVSLGGVGSLIEHPGTMTHGPMLMDDEDRRSGGISDGLVRLSVGLEDPDDLIRDLQQALEKVVC; this is encoded by the exons atgag TCGGAAGTGGGATCCGCCGAAGTCCTCTTTAGACAAGGGAGTTGGTGGTCTAACCCTAGAAGACGTCAGCGATGACACGGTGGCCACATCAGCGCGATACGTGTTCGAGGAAGGTCCCCAGACAGAGCCCCTGGTTCCTCCCATCTATCACTCGTCTACCTACAAACTGAAGAGTGTCGACGACTACTTAGAAATACTAGAAAAA GGTGGCTATATATATTCCCGCCTAAACAACTTCACGTCAGACAATGTGCAGAGCGTGCTCAACAACCTGGAGAAAGGGGAGGGAACTCTTGTTTACAACACAGGCATGGCCAGTATAACAACTGCTTTGTTCGGATTCCTCAAGTCGGGTGACCATATC GTTATCAACAATCCATGTTACGCAGGCATCTATGACATTGCTAAAAACATATTCCCAAGGTTCAATATCGAAGTGACGTTTGTACCAGCCGGATGTGACGTTGATGAGTACCGGAAATATGTCAAATCAAATACTAGG aTGTTGTACGGGGAGACTCCGTGTAACCCTACTATGGCCATCCTGGATTTAGAGGAGTTCGGGAAGTTAGGCCGATCACTCAATGGCGTTATAACGATGGTCGACAGTACGTTTGCCAGTCCGTATCTCCAGAGTCCAATCAAACACGGAATCGACATATCTATGCACAGCTG CACAAAATACTTGGGCGGTCACAGTGATCTAACGGCGGGAAGTTTGACATTCAGAACGAAGGATCTTTGGCAAGAAGCCATACTGTACCAAACGACATTCGGGAGCAGTTTG TCCCCACATGATGCTAGCTTGCTGCTTCGAGGCATTAAAACACTTCCAATACGAATGGAACGTCACAGCTCCAACGGGCAAAAGGTGGCGGAATTCCTGGAGAAACATCCCAAG ATCGTGTGGGTTATGTACCCAGGCCTGCCATCACATCCCCAGCACGCCGTGGCCAAGAAACAAATGAAGCTGTTCGGAGGAATGATGTCATTTGAGGTCAAAGGTGGATTAGAGGGAGGCAGGACTCTTGTGGAG GGACTCCATGTCATCATTCTGGCAGTATCACTCGGAGGCGTGGGAAGTCTCATAGAACATCCGGGTACTATGACACATGGTCCCATGCTGATGGATGATGAAGACAGGCGGAGTGGTGGGATATCTGACGGACTGGTGAGATTAAG TGTTGGGTTGGAGGACCCGGATGATCTGATAAGAGATCTACAACAAGCGTTAGAAAAAGTCGTATGCTAA